The genomic interval GCAACTCGAAGACGAACTCGGGGTCGGCCTCGGCGTCGCTCACGGCCGGACGTTGGAGCGAACGGGCGTAAGTCGTTCGGAAGTCGGTGCGGTTCGCGGCGGAGGCATAGCGATACGTCTGTCCGACGGGCGAAACGCGCCGCCAACGAGGGACGCGCTCAGATGTCGCCGTTGCCCTCCTTCTCGTTGAGGAACTCGTGGGCGTCTTCGAGTATCTCTCGCGGGCCGTCCTGCGTGATGGTGTTGATGGCCTGGTCGTAGTCGCGCCACTGGTGGTCGCGGTGTTCGTGGGAGAGCTCGGCGCTCGCCTCATAGGACTTCGCGACGAACAGGTGGACCGTCTTGTGGATGGTGTTGCCGTTCGCCTCGAAGACGTAGTCGTAGTCGTCCCGGAAGCCGTCGAGCAGGCGGAAGTCCTCGATTCCGGCCTCCTCTTTGACCTCGCGGATCGCGGTTTGCTGTAGCTCTTCGTCCCCCTCCACGCCGCCCTTGGGGAACTCCCAGTCGCCCGGGCGCGACTTGAGGAGGAGGTATTCGCGTCGACCGCGGGTGTCCCTGAACAGGATCGCACCCGCGCTCGTGGCTTGAACCGTCATTTGATGGTGTCTATACGGCGGTGCGTTAAGAGAATGTCGGAGGACTGCGCGCGGAGTCGGGCGGGTCCCCGCCAGCCACACCGTCGGAAGAACAGGCGATTTACGTACCTCGACGCTGAAGTGGTCGGACACCCAGCACCCAGCCATGACCTTCGTAACCAGAATCAGCCTCCAGAGCGGGAATCGCCCCGCGCTGGACCGCGTGGTGGACCGGATTCGAACGACCGCAGAGCGAAAGGGCGCGGAGCTCCGCGGGCCCCACTCGGCCCCGCCGACCGACCTCTCGGTGCCCCAGTACAAGACGACCGGCGGCGACGAGTCCCGCCAGTTCCGGTCGTGGGACTACACCGTCTACGCCCGCCAGCTGGAGATCGTGGGCCACAACGACGTGGCGCGGCAGGTCGCGGAGTTCGAGTTCCCCGACGGCGTCCACGTCGAGGTCGAGCTAGAGCAGATCGAACAGATGGCGTAGTCGCGGCTTGGATTCCGTTTCGTTTCTGTCTTCGTGATTCAGGGACTCTCGAATAGCGACGTTCCGTCCTCGAAAGCCCTCGACTCAGTGATACGGACCTCAAATGACCACGTTCCGTCCTCGAAAGCCCTCGACTCAGTGACACGGACCTCAAATGACCACGCTCCGTCCTCGAAAGCCCCCGGCCGCTCGCGGTCGCTGTGCAGGATATTCGGCGCTCTCAGCAACGCCCGCGCCGAATAGGGCCTGCACAGGCGACTGAAGTAAACGCGAGCGGCCGGGCCCTTTCAGTCCGACCCGGCCGCACAGCACCGCGACCGCAGGCCACAGTCCTCCCCAACCGACTGCGGTCCTCGACTGCTCGTTTCACTCGCAGTCTGCGGTCCTCATCCCTCGCACGCCTTGGCGCGACCCAAACCGCGGGTCGCGCCAGCGCGCGCCGGGTGGAAAAGCCAATTCCGGAATAGTCGAAGAAAAGACCGATTCGAAACGCGAACCCGCGACTCAGAACGCCGATTCGCCGACGCGCTCTAGGTAGGTCGCGGTCCCGGTGTGTGCGTCGTCGTCGAACGACTCGACCCGGAGGCGGACCCGCGCGTCCACCGCGTCGGCGGGAGCGTTCTCGACCCGGAGGATCGTGTTACCGACGCGCGCGACCGGCGTGTCGCCGTCGTGGCCCGTCACGAACACGGTGATCTCCTCGCCGGGGTCGAAGCTCGGCGTGTGCGACCGGAAGCCCCAGCCAGCGAGGTACTTGTCGAGGAAGCTCATACGCGGGCCACCTCCTCGGACTCGCGGTCCGAGACGTATTCGAGTCCGAACCCGGTCAGCGCCGAGAGGACGAAGATTCCGAACAGGAACCACCCGTGGAACACGAACGGCCACACTTCCGCGGGATTGACCAGCATCTCGCGGGTGAACCACTCGAAGCCCTCCGCGCCGACCAGCGACTGCATCTCGGCGTAGCCCACGAGGACGCCGCCCGCCCACGGGAAGATGTAGCCCAGCGCCGAGGTGTTGGCGTCGAGGATGTTCGCGCGCCGGTAGCCGTTGATGTTGAACCGCTCGCCGATGCGCGCGATGTAGGGCGCGATGGCGATTTCGGCCGCCGTGTTGATGGTTATCATCGCGTTGACCGACGCGGTCCCGAGCACCATGGTGGTCTCGGCGCGCCGGACGTTGGTGGCGACCCGGTTCAGCAGGAAGTCCTGGATGGCCTCGAAGCCGCCGCCCTTGATCATGATGCGCGCCCCCGCCACGATGAGCAGGGTCAGCACGATGAGCGGGAAGAAGCCCGACGCACCGCTGTAGATGCTGCCGCCGACGCCGACCTGATCGGACCCGGCCGGGACCGTCGTGAGGAACGGCAGGAACGAGAGCGACTCGGCGAACCCCGAACTGTCGGGCGCGCGGAACACGACCATGTCGGCGACCGACGCGAGCCCGAACGCGAGGTTCGCGACGGCCGCGACGATGATGCCCCACGAAATCGCCTCGACGATGTGACGGCCCCGGACCGCGGTGAAGATGACGGCCGCGATGGACGCGAGGTGGACCAGACCGAGCGGCCGAGCGCTCTCGGCGAGCACGTTCGCGCTCTCGGCGACCTCGACGCCGGACATCGACGCGCCCGCCACGAGGTAGCCCGCGAACGCCAGCACCGCCGCGACGATGGCGTACTTGAACCGGGAGGCGACGACGCCCCCGATGTCCGAGTCCTGCGTGACCGCGCTCACGATGGTGGTGTCGCTGACCGGTGCGAGGTTGTCGCCGAACACCGCGCCCGAGAGGATGGCCCCGAACAGCAGGACCGGGTTCGCGCCGACCAGCACGCCCGCCGGGAAGAACAGGCCGGTGAACGCGATGGTGGTCCCGTAGCCCGTGCCGATGCCGGTCGCGAGCAGGCCCGCGAGGATGAACGTGACCGCGGGGAACAGCGCCGCGCCGACCGAGAGGAAGTCGGCGGCCCACACGAGGCCGCCGACGAACCCGCCCGCCTGGATGGTGTCGGCGAACATGCCCGCCCAGAGCCACGCCACGATGGCTGTCGCGGCGACGCGCTGGGTCATCCCCTCGAAGATGGTGTTGGCGTAGGTCTTCCAGTCGCCCTTGGCGAAGAACATCCCCACGATGAGCGC from Halorussus salilacus carries:
- a CDS encoding bis(5'-nucleosyl)-tetraphosphatase, producing the protein MTVQATSAGAILFRDTRGRREYLLLKSRPGDWEFPKGGVEGDEELQQTAIREVKEEAGIEDFRLLDGFRDDYDYVFEANGNTIHKTVHLFVAKSYEASAELSHEHRDHQWRDYDQAINTITQDGPREILEDAHEFLNEKEGNGDI
- a CDS encoding uS10/mL48 family ribosomal protein, with the protein product MTFVTRISLQSGNRPALDRVVDRIRTTAERKGAELRGPHSAPPTDLSVPQYKTTGGDESRQFRSWDYTVYARQLEIVGHNDVARQVAEFEFPDGVHVEVELEQIEQMA
- a CDS encoding DUF7513 family protein, coding for MSFLDKYLAGWGFRSHTPSFDPGEEITVFVTGHDGDTPVARVGNTILRVENAPADAVDARVRLRVESFDDDAHTGTATYLERVGESAF
- a CDS encoding Na+/H+ antiporter NhaC family protein, whose translation is MENSDDSTDDEVAQELAEERAARRESRIEFYGGPIASTIPIALFIAWAIVQSGLFRIGDTTGLVAGMLLALIVGMFFAKGDWKTYANTIFEGMTQRVAATAIVAWLWAGMFADTIQAGGFVGGLVWAADFLSVGAALFPAVTFILAGLLATGIGTGYGTTIAFTGLFFPAGVLVGANPVLLFGAILSGAVFGDNLAPVSDTTIVSAVTQDSDIGGVVASRFKYAIVAAVLAFAGYLVAGASMSGVEVAESANVLAESARPLGLVHLASIAAVIFTAVRGRHIVEAISWGIIVAAVANLAFGLASVADMVVFRAPDSSGFAESLSFLPFLTTVPAGSDQVGVGGSIYSGASGFFPLIVLTLLIVAGARIMIKGGGFEAIQDFLLNRVATNVRRAETTMVLGTASVNAMITINTAAEIAIAPYIARIGERFNINGYRRANILDANTSALGYIFPWAGGVLVGYAEMQSLVGAEGFEWFTREMLVNPAEVWPFVFHGWFLFGIFVLSALTGFGLEYVSDRESEEVARV